In Dermacentor silvarum isolate Dsil-2018 chromosome 2, BIME_Dsil_1.4, whole genome shotgun sequence, the following proteins share a genomic window:
- the LOC119442644 gene encoding sorting nexin-27 — MADSDSERTPNDEKIITPVQLGPRVVTICKTETGFGFNVRGQVSEGGPLKSINGELYAPLQHVSAVLEGGAAEEAGIRRGDRILEVNGVNVEGATHKQVVDLIKSGGDKLTLTVISVTAQEAERLEPSDDSSGVSYIDYSEKRSLPISIPDYSWLERSNDKFVVYNIYMAGRHLCSRRYREFSVLHMNLKKEFPDFAFPKLPGKWPFSLSDQQLDSRRRGLEQYLEKVCAVRVIAESDTMQDFLTDMDDEHGGSASLVDIKVLLPDRTTIVVKVRKNSTTEEVYQAVVEKAGLPQEVWRYFALFEIVEYGFERRLGPNEFPHNLYIQNYSTATSTCLLVRKWLFTTQLEETLAQAYPLAATFFFWQAIDDVNKGQIKPGNKLYELKALQDCSRKMEYLQLARTLEGYGELSFPHCTCDARKDGHVISTVGIDGLKLQACRDDGTLEAQVIEFQWDTVAEWEVDEEGMAFAFQYTRPDKKPRWVKIFTPYFLFMFDCFERIQEERTWRTENASSG; from the exons ATGGCAGACAGCGACTCGGAGAGGACTCCGAACGACGAGAAAATAATAACGCCAGTGCAGCTAGGACCGCGGGTAGTGACCATCTGCAAGACCGAAACGGGATTTGGTTTCAATGTGCGCGGTCAAGTCAGTGAAGGTGGTCCTTTGAAGAGTATCAACGGCGAACTTTACGCGCCCCTGCAGCATGTCAGCGCTGTGCTTGAAGGCGGTGCTGCCGAGGAGGCTGGCATTCGACGCGGCGACAGGATCTTGGAAGT CAATGGGGTTAACGTAGAAGGAGCAACACACAAGCAGGTCGTGGACCTCATCAAATCTGGCGGAGACAAGCTTACTCTAACCGTCATATCAGTCACAGCTCAG GAAGCCGAACGCCTTGAACCCAGTGATGACTCTTCAGGAGTGTCATACATTGACTACAGTGAAAAGCGCTCCTTACCAATCTCAATCCCGGACTACAGCTGGCTCGAGAGGTCTAATGACAAATTCGTG GTGTACAACATTTACATGGCTGGAAGACATCTGTGTTCACGACGCTACCGAGAGTTCTCAGTTCTTCATATGAACCTCAAGAAGGAGTTTCCAGACTTTGCCTTCCCCAAGCTCCCAGGCAAATGGCCATTTTCACTGTCAGATCAGCAGCTCGATTCACGAAGGAGAGGCCTCGAACAGTACCTGGAAAAAG TCTGTGCAGTCCGAGTCATCGCTGAGAGTGACACTATGCAGGATTTTCTCACAGACATGGATGATGAACAT GGCGGCAGTGCGTCACTGGTGGACATCAAAGTGCTACTTCCTGACCGGACAACTATAGTGGTGAAAGTGCGCAAGAACAGCACCACTGAGGAG GTGTATCAAGCAGTGGTGGAAAAGGCGGGCTTGCCGCAGGAAGTTTGGCGTTACTTTGCACTGTTCGAGATTGTGGAGTACGGCTTCGAGCGCCGGCTGGGCCCCAACGAGTTCCCGCACAACCTCTACATCCAGAACTACTCTACAGCCACATCCACCTGTTTGCTGGTGCGTAAGTGGCTGTTCACCACGCAGCTCGAGGAGACACTCGCCCAGGCCTATCCCTTGGCCGCTACATTCTTCTTCTGGCAG gcCATTGATGATGTAAACAAGGGACAGATAAAGCCAGGCAACAAGCTTTATGAACTTAAAGCACTACAGGATTGTTCACGGAAAATGGAA TACTTGCAACTCGCTAGGACTCTGGAAGGCTACGGGGAGCTGTCTTTTCCACACTGCACCTGTGATGCACGCAAGGATGGCCATGTCATCTCTACTGTGGGGATTGATGGCCTCAAATTGCAGGCCTGCCGAGACGATGGCACATTGGAG GCACAAGTGATTGAGTTCCAGTGGGACACGGTGGCCGAGTGGGAGGTTGATGAAGAAGGCATGGCTTTTGCATTCCAGTACACCCGACCTGACAAAAAGCCACGCTGGGTGAAAATCTTCACACCTTAT TTCCTCTTCATGTTTGACTGCTTCGAGCGGATACAAGAAGAACGGACGTGGCGTACAGAGAATGCATCTTCCGGGTAA
- the LOC119442647 gene encoding protein C1orf43 homolog: MADRLSGVAIIICIALGVLTFLLLFIFAKRQIMRFTLKSKHSPHVPIGHGVSKSLKDEVDRRLLIIKDVAYEPTLLKPNECLSSDSDLSQVQPQHLLRMGVVDKLSELEEHLGGIDKTRVRKPGQDVRVFLLRQVHGGPFANCDPRIIHKFLDLYEHARHSPKEFTHEHYLAFMDILEQLKSSLPSREKTTPRRKDATQPHKSSESPNVNFLSSTMTLPLPDAILPGNNGRSATEPLASCRPSTLASVEDDNGRDAALETSV; the protein is encoded by the exons ATGGCAGATCGGCTCTCGGGAGTTGCTATAATTATCTGTATTGCACTAGGTGTCCTG accTTCCTCCTCCTGTTTATATTCGCGAAGAGGCAGATAATGCGATTCACCCTCAAGTCAAAGCACAGCCCTCACGTGCCTATTGGCCATGGTGTGTCCAAG TCGCTGAAAGATGAAGTTGATAGACGGCTGCTAATTATCAAAGACGTAGCATACGAGCCTACACTTCTCAAGCCAAACGAGTGCCTTTCTTCCGATAGCGACTTGTCCCAAG TGCAACCGCAGCATTTGCTTCGTATGGGTGTTGTGGACAAGCTTTCGGAACTAG AGGAGCACCTTGGAGGAATTGACAAGACACGGGTCCGCAAACCAGGCCAAGATGTTCGAGTTTTCCTTCTGCGTCAAGTTCATGGAGGACCGTTCGCAAACTGTGATCCTCGCATCATACACAAGTTTCTGGACTTGTACGAACATGCTCGACACAGTCCGAAG GAGTTCACACACGAACACTACCTTGCATTCATGGACATCCTAGAGCAGCTGAAGTCAAG CCTACCCTCTCGGGAAAAGACCACACCTCGGCGCAAGGATGCGACGCAGCCACACAAGAGTAGCGAGTCTCCAAATGTCAACTTCTTGTCTTCTACAATGACTCTTCCATTGCCAGATGCCATCCTTCCAGGCAACAATGGGAGGTCAGCAACTGAGCCACTAGCTAGCTGCCGACCATCTACTCTTGCATCTGTGGAAGATGATAACGGCAGAGATGCTGCTCTGGAAACTTCAGTCTAA